Proteins found in one Persephonella sp. genomic segment:
- a CDS encoding hemerythrin family protein, with protein sequence MLLDISQIPRVALERMNKVHEEEIKLLNQLFEAIDQGKDTGEIDRLFKAFVEDVKKHFSSEQEMMEQYNFFAYPMHRGEHDMVLGQLTNLEKRWEKERNPELIKAYIENEFLPWLMNHIQTMDTVTAHFLSHFIRD encoded by the coding sequence ATGCTTCTTGACATTTCTCAGATACCAAGGGTTGCCCTTGAAAGAATGAACAAAGTTCATGAAGAAGAGATAAAACTGCTCAACCAGTTATTTGAAGCGATAGATCAGGGAAAAGATACCGGTGAGATTGATCGCCTTTTTAAAGCATTTGTGGAAGATGTGAAAAAACATTTTTCCTCAGAACAGGAGATGATGGAGCAGTATAACTTCTTTGCCTACCCAATGCACAGGGGAGAACATGATATGGTTCTGGGACAACTTACGAACCTTGAAAAAAGATGGGAGAAAGAAAGAAATCCTGAACTGATAAAAGCATACATTGAGAATGAATTTCTTCCATGGCTTATGAACCACATACAGACAATGGATACTGTTACGGCACATTTTCTTTCACACTTTATTAGAGATTAA
- a CDS encoding DUF445 family protein, giving the protein MENFIQYLIPPLIGAFIGYITNYLAVKMLFRPFEEKRVLGFKLPFTPGLIPKRREEIAVAIANTIEKHLLTKEKLHRLFEESSYKERLKSRIEIILDQMVDQVFTDIQEALKEGVSLGKINIKTAVIAVAFEKFVEKAGEKIKDKLKKQMLEKASDNIEKNIEEELPQILSQLNIKKLVVDTFMEMDIKTLEKIVIGFSEKQLKHITYTGAVLGFFIGLLQDIYILLF; this is encoded by the coding sequence ATGGAAAATTTCATTCAATATCTAATTCCTCCATTAATAGGGGCTTTCATAGGATATATAACCAACTATCTTGCTGTAAAAATGCTTTTCAGACCATTTGAAGAAAAGAGAGTTTTAGGCTTCAAGCTTCCATTTACCCCCGGTCTTATACCAAAAAGAAGAGAAGAAATAGCCGTAGCGATAGCAAATACAATAGAAAAACATCTTTTAACGAAAGAAAAACTTCACAGACTATTTGAAGAAAGCAGTTACAAAGAAAGATTAAAATCAAGAATTGAAATAATTCTTGACCAGATGGTTGATCAGGTTTTTACAGATATACAGGAGGCACTTAAAGAAGGGGTTTCACTTGGAAAGATCAATATAAAAACTGCTGTTATAGCTGTTGCCTTTGAAAAGTTTGTTGAGAAAGCAGGAGAAAAAATAAAAGACAAACTGAAAAAACAGATGCTTGAAAAGGCTTCAGATAATATAGAAAAAAACATAGAAGAAGAACTACCTCAAATTCTGTCGCAGCTAAATATAAAAAAACTGGTGGTTGATACCTTTATGGAGATGGATATAAAGACCCTTGAAAAGATAGTTATTGGGTTTTCTGAAAAACAGCTTAAACATATAACTTACACAGGGGCTGTTTTAGGCTTTTTTATAGGACTTCTTCAGGATATTTACATCCTTTTATTTTGA
- the uvrC gene encoding excinuclease ABC subunit UvrC: MKDVINQLNKAPEKPGVYIFKTGDGKYIYIGKAKNLKNRLKGHLQHLKVDPKEKRIFEESSKIEWIVTKSDYEAFVLENELIKQYKPKYNVRLKSGSGYPMLVITDDEYPTVLISRKYGEIKGEYFGPFLPARTARAMKNLIHKLFRLRTCDPLQKRNIVCFDYHLGLCSAPCVGKISKKEYSLDVKSARSFLSGNVKKVIYELYDRIQDYTEKMMFEKAAVLRDQITAMENLIQKQEVLGLPYEEADIFYFSGRKVLLIFVRGYRIVGKNNLDFKEYGLPDSFAEQVISGYYSKGNYIPSMIISNKKFEDHKNLSRWLSSKKGNDVKLSFDIVEEIMNFISRNYTQEDLSDLKEKFKKTFGFDLPERIEGFDISTLQGDFTVGSCVVWEDGSMNKKEYRRYRVKTVKGVDDYGSLREVLYRRFKKYKNLEKLPLVLIDGGKGQLKQGLIVKDALGLENLRIFALAKKEEILYTDDGRQFSLYKTQELLKLFTKIRDEAHRFAVSYNRKLREKEGLKEILDQIKGIGKKRKEILYRTYKTVERISQASEEELVKLGIPRRVAQNIKEYLG, from the coding sequence ATGAAAGATGTTATAAATCAGTTAAATAAAGCACCTGAAAAACCGGGAGTTTACATATTCAAGACAGGTGATGGTAAGTATATTTACATAGGAAAAGCAAAAAACCTAAAGAACAGACTAAAAGGACACTTGCAGCATCTAAAGGTAGATCCAAAGGAAAAAAGAATATTTGAAGAAAGCTCTAAAATTGAATGGATAGTAACAAAATCAGATTACGAGGCGTTTGTTCTTGAAAATGAGCTTATAAAGCAGTACAAACCAAAATACAACGTCCGTCTAAAATCTGGTTCAGGCTATCCTATGCTTGTAATTACAGATGATGAATATCCTACAGTTTTGATAAGCAGAAAATACGGGGAAATAAAGGGAGAGTATTTTGGTCCTTTCCTTCCTGCAAGAACAGCAAGGGCTATGAAAAATCTTATCCACAAGCTGTTTAGACTGAGAACCTGTGATCCACTTCAAAAGAGGAATATTGTCTGTTTTGATTATCATCTGGGACTGTGTTCAGCCCCCTGTGTTGGGAAGATATCAAAAAAGGAATACTCCCTTGATGTAAAGTCTGCCAGGTCCTTCCTATCAGGTAATGTAAAGAAGGTGATATATGAGCTTTATGACAGAATTCAGGATTACACTGAAAAAATGATGTTTGAGAAAGCTGCTGTTTTGAGGGATCAGATAACAGCAATGGAAAATCTTATACAGAAGCAGGAAGTGTTAGGTCTTCCTTACGAGGAAGCAGATATTTTTTATTTTTCCGGAAGAAAAGTTCTGCTGATTTTTGTTAGAGGATACAGGATAGTAGGAAAAAACAACCTTGATTTTAAGGAATACGGACTTCCAGACAGCTTTGCTGAACAGGTAATCTCCGGATACTACAGTAAAGGAAACTATATTCCCAGTATGATCATCTCCAATAAAAAATTTGAAGACCACAAAAATCTTTCAAGATGGCTTTCTTCAAAAAAAGGAAACGATGTAAAGCTCAGTTTTGATATTGTGGAAGAGATAATGAATTTTATAAGCAGGAATTATACTCAGGAAGATCTGTCTGATCTAAAAGAAAAATTCAAAAAAACATTTGGATTTGATCTGCCTGAAAGAATTGAGGGATTTGATATTTCAACACTTCAGGGAGATTTCACTGTAGGTTCCTGTGTTGTATGGGAAGACGGAAGTATGAACAAAAAGGAGTACAGAAGATACAGGGTTAAAACAGTTAAAGGTGTTGATGATTACGGATCTTTAAGGGAGGTTCTCTACAGAAGGTTCAAAAAATATAAAAATCTGGAAAAACTTCCCCTTGTGCTTATAGATGGGGGAAAAGGTCAGCTGAAACAGGGGTTAATAGTAAAAGATGCATTGGGACTTGAAAATTTAAGGATATTTGCTCTGGCAAAAAAAGAAGAAATTCTTTATACAGACGACGGCAGACAGTTTAGCCTATACAAAACTCAGGAACTTTTAAAACTTTTTACAAAAATTAGAGATGAAGCACACAGGTTTGCCGTATCATACAACAGAAAACTAAGGGAAAAAGAGGGATTAAAGGAGATTTTAGATCAGATTAAAGGTATTGGAAAAAAAAGAAAGGAGATACTCTACAGAACCTACAAAACTGTTGAAAGGATTTCACAGGCTTCTGAAGAAGAATTAGTAAAATTAGGCATACCCAGAAGGGTCGCCCAGAACATAAAAGAGTATCTTGGTTAA
- the mtnP gene encoding S-methyl-5'-thioadenosine phosphorylase: protein MLGILGGSGLYDIDGLDIIEERIVNTPYGEPSDRFVVADYKGKKAVFLPRHGKGHKYPPHLINYRANLWGFRKLGVKKILSISAVGGINPLLRPGDFVITDQFIDFTKVRPVTFYEGVYTIVDEDDTNDDLVKEYMSNDRVVHIDVTEPFCPVMRELLKKVLSQTGDRFHTKGTYAATEGPRLETSAEIEALSRLGADIVGMTLVPEIVLARELSMHFASLNVVTNLAAGISGERLTSDEVIQMMKEKNMTIKRIILRFIEDLPEKFDCNCEDVLKGAAI from the coding sequence ATGTTAGGTATATTAGGAGGAAGCGGACTTTACGATATTGATGGTTTAGATATTATTGAAGAGAGAATAGTTAACACCCCTTACGGCGAACCTTCAGACAGATTTGTAGTAGCAGACTATAAAGGAAAAAAGGCTGTATTTCTTCCAAGACACGGCAAAGGTCATAAATATCCTCCCCATCTAATCAACTACAGAGCAAATCTATGGGGTTTCAGGAAATTAGGTGTAAAAAAAATCCTTTCTATAAGTGCTGTTGGAGGAATTAACCCTCTACTTAGACCAGGTGATTTTGTTATAACAGATCAGTTCATTGATTTTACAAAGGTTAGACCTGTTACTTTTTATGAGGGAGTTTATACTATAGTTGATGAAGATGATACTAATGACGATCTTGTTAAGGAATACATGAGTAATGACAGGGTTGTTCATATAGATGTTACTGAGCCGTTTTGTCCGGTGATGAGAGAATTGTTAAAAAAAGTATTATCACAAACAGGCGACAGATTTCATACAAAAGGAACATATGCAGCTACAGAGGGTCCAAGACTTGAAACATCAGCAGAGATAGAAGCTCTTTCAAGACTGGGAGCAGACATTGTTGGTATGACCCTTGTTCCTGAGATCGTTCTTGCAAGAGAACTTTCTATGCATTTTGCCTCTTTGAATGTCGTTACAAATCTTGCTGCAGGTATATCCGGTGAAAGACTAACTTCTGATGAAGTAATACAGATGATGAAAGAAAAGAACATGACTATAAAGAGGATCATTTTAAGGTTTATTGAGGATCTACCTGAAAAATTCGACTGCAACTGCGAAGATGTTCTTAAAGGAGCTGCTATATAG